One Alnus glutinosa chromosome 3, dhAlnGlut1.1, whole genome shotgun sequence genomic region harbors:
- the LOC133863046 gene encoding mitochondrial uncoupling protein 5, which yields MGLKGFVEGGIASIVAGCATHPLDLLKVRMQLQGENQAPIPKPAVQTLRPALAFHATSLSAPGSIHVPLQQPQAVRAGLLAVGVRLVQQEGVAALFSGISATVLRQTLYSTTRMGLYDILKNKWTDPNSGSLPLVRKIAAGLVAGAVGAAVGNPADVAMVRMQADGRLPPAQRRNYKSVVDAIGRMARQEGITSLWRGSSLTINRAMLVTASQLASYDQIKEMILEKRVMKDGLGTHVTASFAAGFVAAVASNPVDVIKTRVMNMKVEPGAEPPYAGALDCALKTVRAEGPLALYKGFVPTISRQGPFTVVLFVTLEQVRKLLKDF from the coding sequence atGGGTTTGAAAGGTTTTGTTGAAGGAGGCATAGCTTCAATTGTCGCAGGGTGTGCTACCCACCCACTTGACCTACTCAAGGTCCGAATGCAGCTCCAGGGTGAAAACCAGGCCCCGATCCCCAAACCGGCAGTCCAAACTCTACGCCCGGCTCTCGCCTTCCACGCCACCTCACTCTCCGCTCCGGGGTCCATCCACGTGCCACTCCAACAGCCTCAGGCGGTGCGTGCAGGACTACTCGCCGTCGGCGTCCGTCTGGTCCAGCAAGAAGGCGTGGCCGCGTTGTTCTCCGGCATCTCCGCCACCGTCCTCCGCCAGACTCTGTACTCCACCACCCGAATGGGTCTCTACGACATCCTCAAGAACAAGTGGACAGATCCGAACTCCGGCAGCCTGCCGCTCGTGCGCAAGATAGCGGCTGGGCTCGTAGCCGGCGCGGTCGGCGCCGCCGTGGGGAACCCCGCCGACGTGGCCATGGTCCGCATGCAAGCCGACGGGCGGCTCCCCCCTGCTCAGCGTCGAAACTACAAGAGCGTGGTGGACGCCATTGGCCGCATGGCTCGCCAGGAAGGGATCACCAGCCTGTGGCGCGGGTCGTCGCTGACTATTAACCGGGCCATGCTGGTCACGGCCTCGCAGCTCGCGTCGTACGACCAGATCAAGGAGATGATTCTCGAGAAGCGCGTGATGAAGGACGGGCTGGGGACCCACGTGACGGCGAGTTTCGCGGCGGGGTTCGTGGCGGCCGTTGCGTCGAACCCGGTGGACGTGATCAAGACCCGAGTGATGAACATGAAGGTAGAGCCTGGGGCCGAGCCACCCTATGCTGGGGCTCTAGACTGCGCGCTGAAGACTGTGCGAGCCGAGGGGCCCTTGGCGCTCTACAAGGGCTTCGTGCCGACCATTTCGAGACAGGGGCCTTTCACTGTCGTGCTTTTTGTTACCCTCGAGCAGGTTCGCAAGTTGCTCAAGGATTTCTAA